One Thiocapsa sp. genomic window, ATGGCTCGCGAAAGGCATCGATATAGCGCAACGCCACTTGAAAGGGGGCGGTCGCCTCAGGTTCAGGCCTGACGGCCAATAGGGCCGCCGCGCCCTCGCGAGCCGTTGGAGCGAAATCCTGCCAGGACAGGTAAGGCGGCGTCGCGTTGGCCGTGAAGAGTTGCGGGCCGAGTTGAAACAAGGTGTTCTGAGGCATACCGGTTTTCTGCTTGACGCGCAAGGTCGGCGCATCGAGCGGCAACGGAAAGCCAACGGGCACCAAGCGCTCGACATGCTCGTAACCCAATGCCCCCATGCGGGCGGTCCACTGCAAGAACATCGCTTCGGCGGGACCGTTCGCGCCGGGCATGATGACCGGAAGCGTGCTCTGCCCCTGTCCGGACCATCGCAATTCCGCAATCATTTCGATCAGCGGGGGATTACGAAAGACTGTCGTCATCACATCAGCCTCGACATGGCAAGCGTGGTCACCGGTCTGCCTAACATAGCACCGACCGCGCCTCGCTTCACACCAACCCCGCACTACTCGGCACGTTAATGATCCGCCGCTCGAGGGATACCGCGACCGACAGCGGAGCGCGCGGACACTCGAGAAACGGTGCGAGCCGGTGCATCAGGGTCCAGGCCGGGCGGGTCATGAAGCCGGCGGCGTTGGTGGCTTCCAGGATGGCATCGCGCTGGTCGGCGGCGGAGTCGTCCAGCAGGAGCGTCTGGAGCCAGTAGTTGCTGCGGCACCCGGCGGGCTCGGCCATGATCCGGACGTGCGGCAGGGTGCTGAAAACGGCGCGGTAGCGTTCGTAGAGGCGGCGTTTGGAGGCCAAGAATTCCGGCAATTGCTCCAGTTGGGCGCAACCGAGCGCGGCGTTGATGTTGGGCATTCGGTCGTTGAAGCCGACCGCGTCGTGCTCGTAGGCCCAGCGGTGCGGCACCTTGGCGGTGGTGGTCAGGTGCTTGGCGCGCCGGGCGAGGTCGGAGTCGTCGGTCAGGATGGCCCCGCCTCCGCCGGTGGTGATGGTTTTGTTGCCGTTGAAGCTGAGTGTGCCGAGGCGCCCGAGCGTGCCGGTATGGCGGTCGTGATAGGTGCTGCCGAGTGATTCGGCGGCGTCTTCGACCAGGGTCAACTGGAACTCGCGGGCCACGGCGAGCAGACCATCCAGGTCGCAGGGGTGGCCGAAGGTGTGCATCGGGACGATGGCGCGGATGCGCCGACCGGTCAGACGGTTGATGCAGCCCTGCCCCGGCGCCGGCTCGGCGATGGTATTGAGCCAGTCACGCAGCGCGTCCGGATCCAGCCCCAGAGTACGCTCGTTGCTGTCGGCGAAGTGCGGCACGGCCCCGCAATAACGCACGGCGTTGGCGGTCGCGACAAAGGTGAGCGCAGGCACGATGACCTCGTCGTTGGCTTCGACCCCGGCGAGCAGCAATGCCACATGCAAGGCCGCGGTGCCGTTGACGACCGCGACGGCGTGACGGGCGCCGGTATAGGTCGCCAGCTCGGCCTCGAAACGGTCGACGTAGCGACCGACCGAGGAGACGAAGGTCGAGTCGATGCAGTCCTGGACATAGCGCGACTCGTTGCCGGCGAAGCGTGGCTCGTGCAGGTTGACCGGGCCGGGGCCGACGACGTCTCGGATGGCCGCAACAATCGCGTCCGGCAGACTGTTCACAGGTTGTAGCGATCCGACTTGTAGAGCGCGAGATGACGCGGATCGGCGAACCAGGCGGCGGTGTGCTCGAGGCCGCGCCGGAAGCCGTCGAGACCGCCGTACGCGGGCCGCCAACCGAGGAGATCGGCGGCCTTGCGGTTGTCGGCGAAAAGGCGCTCGACCTCGCTTTTCTCGGGGCGCAGACGCTGCTCGTCGGTCAGGATCTCGATCTCGGCGCCCATCACCTCGGCGATGGTCGCCGCCGTGTCGCCGATGGAGATCTCGAAGCTGCTGCCGATGTTGATGACCTCGCCGAGGTATTCGGTGCGTTTGCGCTGCAGGAAGCGCGCGGTGATGCGGGCCTTGGCCTCGATGCCCTGCGGCGTGAGCAGGTAGGCGTAGGCGCGCTTGTTGTCGCTCCGGCGGAAATTCCGGACCTTCACCCAGCCTTGGTCGATGAGGGCGCGCACGCAGAAGTTGGTGCTGCCCAGGCTGATGCCGAGCGCCTTCGCGAGATCGCGCTGGGTGGCGTCGGGGTGCACCTCGAGCTACTTGAGGACGCGGTAGTGGAGGTCGTCGGTCATGGCGGTGTGCGTCGATGGTGCCGGGGGTGCGAGCGTGGGCGTCGGGTTCGGGACGCGGAGCGTGGGCGCAAGTTCCGCGGTGCGGAGCGTGGGCGCGAGAGCGCCACCCGCGGGGGCCTCGTTCGGTGGTCCGGGAAGCGCCTGCGGCGGCGCTTCTGGCACGCTACCGCCCTACCCTGTCATGAATAGGCATCAAAAACAAAAGCATGGCGAAATTGCGTCGTCTTCCGTCTACCGGAAGGAAGGCGCATCCTATATCAGAGATTCCGCGGCAACAAGGATCGCGCGCTGGGTGTAAACCCAAAGTCGTCATGTCCCCTTCGTGCAAAGCATGTGGGCGCGCCGGTTTGGCTCGCCAATGCTCGCGCCAAGGCGCTCGACGTCTTCGTTGACGATGGTGAGGGCCACTAACTCGCTCCCACGCTCCGCGTGGGAGTGTAGCCCGACGCTCCGCGTCGCGTGGCGCGGGGTGCAGCGCAGGCAGGGCGCGTCGGCAGGGTGGCCGACCGGGATCTGCACATCGTCTCGCAAGTCGGTTACGGTCCGCACAACGACCGACCCTACGGTTGGTAAGCGGGTCAGGATCGCGGTTCACCTGGAACCCGGTAGGGTCCGCTGTGCGGACCGGGGGCGGCTGATACGGCGTCGATGGTGCGCATGTCATGGCCCGCGGCATCGACGGGGCGGGTTCTGCGGCCTCGGCGTGGCGGCGGTCAAACGACGCTGTTGAGGTGCGCGGCGGTTGCGGTCCGCACAGCGGACCCTACGGTTTCCCCTCGTTCCCAAGCTCCGCTTGGGAATGCGGCCCGCAAAGCTCTGCTTTGCGTGTCTGCTCCGGGAAAGCAGAGCTTCCGGTACCGGATTCCCGAGCGGAGCTTGGGAACCAGTTAAAATCAGTGTTCCTCGCCAACACTCATGTGCCGTACCGCGCGCAACCAATCCTCTCCGTCGGGACTGATGAGCAGTTGGTCGCCGAGGTCTTCCAACGTTTGGAGGTCGGCGATGCACGCAAGCAGCGGTTCGGTCTGCTCAGCGATCGTCAATCCAAAACGACGGCGTACCTGACGGACCAGGATGTGGCGGGTCGCCTCGCGACCTTGCTCAATGCCTTGCTCCATGCCTTCTCGTTTCCACTGATCGGTCCAGCTTTCCAGATTCTCGGCCAACATGTGATACACCTCGCTGAGTTCGCCAAGGGGTGGCAAGTGCACGCCGGGCAGGCGCTTGGGCAGGAAGACGCGACCGAACCAGACCGCGAAGTCACGGCGCAGGCCGGTCTGTTCCGGTGCCTTGAGCCAGTCGAGCACGGCGTGCACGATGCCCATCGCCTCGTCCGCGCCGCGGCTCGCCTCGAGCCGAAACAGGGCCGCACTGAGGTTGCGCTCGGGCAGGGGTCCGGCGTTGGCGATGCGCTGCTCGTCGAGCAGCAGGTAAGCCTGTCGCGGGCGATAGCACTCGAGCAGCGGCGGCGCCGGCTCGATGAGCGGCTCCAGCGTCTCGGCAGCACGCCAGGGCGTGACACCATTGTAGAGCACCACGGGCAGCACGGGCGGCAGACGTCCTGCGGCACTCAGGGTCCCGGCGCGTATGAGATCCTGGTAGAGCAGCCCGAGGTAGGTCTGGATGCGCACGGCCATCCAGGGATCGACGGTGGATTGGAATTCCAGCAGCAGGTAGATGTAGAGCCAGTCGGGGCCCCAACGCAGACGCCAGACGATGTCGTCGGCGCGGTCGCGCAGGTCGTCGGTGTACTATACCGAGCGCACGCGGGTTTTTCGCCGCATTGCACGCCCCGCGCACGCCGGGACCGCGTTGCGCCTCCTCGCCGTAGTGACCGCTACGCCTCGTCGGCGCGCCTTGTCCCGACGCGCGCGTGACGCACCCTGCTTGGCGAAAAACCCGCGTGCGCTCGGTATCGCTTCCGCTGCAGCGCTCGAGGGTCTCGAGGTCGAGCGCTTGGACCCAGTCGCCGGGCACGAAGCCGCGCAGCAGGTCGCGCACCATCGCGGCGTGACCGTAGAGCAGTTTGTAGCCGCTGTCGTGGGTGGGGCCGCGCCGCTGTGCCTTGGATGTCTTGGATGTCTTGGGTGTCTTCATAGGGCTGATCGATTTCCCTCGCTGTTCTCTCGTTCCCTCGCCCCCGCAACGCTCTGCTTTGCGCCTCTGCTCTCGGGAAGCGGAGCTTCGAGTACCGGATTCCCAAGTGTAGCGGCGACTTCAGTCGCCCATAAGCCTCGGCGCGGGCATGTCGGCGACTAAAGTCGCCCTCTTCGATCTCGGTACGGGTGTCTCGGGGCGACTGAAGTCGCCCCTACCCTCTTCGATCTCGGTACGGGTGTCTCGGGGCGACTGAAGTCGCCGCTACCCTTCTTCGATCTCGGTACGGGTGTCTCGGGGCGACTGAAGTCGCCGCTACCCTTCTTCGATCTCGGCACGGACGTCTAGGGGCGACTGAAGTCGCCGCTACCCTCTTCGACCACGGCGCGGGTGTCTCGGGAGCGTGTAGGGGCGACTTCAGTCGCCCATAAATCTCGGCACGGACGTCTCGGGGCGACTGAAGTCGCCCCTACCCTCTCTGCTTTGCGTGGCTGCTCTGGGAAAGCAGAGCTTCCGGTACCGGGTTCCCAAGCGGAGCTTGGGAACCCGCTAAAATCAGTGTTCCTCGCCAACACTCATGTGCCGTACCGCGCGCAACCATTCCTCTCCGTCGGGACTGATGAGCAGTTGATCGCCGAGGTCTTCCAACGTTTGGAGGTCGGCGATGCACGCAAGCAGCGGTTCGGTCTGCTCGGCGATCGTCAATCCAAGGGAAATAGGGGACGTACCACGGAATCATGCACCCGGCTAGGGAAAGGACTGGATCAATTGAAGACGCATTGAGCCACGTACCCTTCCGCTCCAGACCTTATTGAACGGTGACTCAGACATCGATGGTCAATCCGTCCTGCTGAATCTGTTCGCTGTCGTCGAGTGTCACGATGTTGCCTCGGCTTAAGCGATTTCCGCAAACTTCCATACCCGTAGGTTGTGCTGACGATAGGAAGCACAACTTGCGCCGACGGTTGGTTGTGCCTCGCACGGCTCGGCACAACCTACGCCCTGTCGTCGAGTGTCACGATGTTGCCTCGGCTTAAGCCGCAACGTTCCAGGTGATTGTGAGGCCGTCGGTCCGCACAGCGGACCCTACAGTCGATACGCCGTGCGGCCTCGCTCGTAAGACCGGCCACCCAAAACATCAGTCGCTCGTGACATCCGCTCCGCGGTGTCACGCATGCCCCGTGGCGCTCTGCGCCACGTGCCACGATGGCCGTAGTTACGAGCAAGGCCCGCCGTGCGGACCTTGGGCGGTCGCCACCCAAGGCGGCCGGATTCGGGAGCAAGGCATGGATGACGTCCAACCGATCGGGCACACCGCCGGTGTTGAAGGCGGTCGCCGGGATGGCGCCGGCGGGGCACACTCAGGAATCGCATGCCGCACCAAATCGCCCAAGGTCTTCACTGCGAGTACCTGGTTCGTGAGCTTCCAATCCCTCGCAACCGCATAGAGGTTTTCGCCCCTGCGCGGAGTCAGTTTCACTTTTTTGCCCTGTTCGGTGAATGCTTGCGGTCCGTCGCAGAGTGCAGGTTGACCGCTCGGCATGCGCTGACAGAGACAGTGCTGATATGGCTTCAGATCCATCAGGCTTTATGAGCCCACTCGATATCCCGCATGGTTTCATAAACCCTGGCCATTGCATTGAACTGCTCCAACAATCGATCATCGATGAGGCCGAGATCCTGATCCAAAAGCGACTCCATGTGACCCTTCTGCATCAAATAAGCGGCCACCTGGCTTGGATCGAGCGCCAACAGCTTTTGAGCGACTGGATCATCGATCGTACGTTTTTTAATGCGATCCCGCTTTAGATGGTTGTTGATCGAGCCAACAACATAGGGGCTATGCGTAGTCAGAATAAACTGAGTGTTTGGAAAGGTGGCCAGTAAATCGCCGATAATCCGACGCTGCCATGCCGGATGCAGATGCAGATCGACCTCGTCGATCATGACGACCGCCTCCGCGGAGAGCGGATCATCGAGGTGGGGGTTGGCGATGGCCATCCTTGCACTCAAGTCGATGACAAGCCCAAGGAGCGTTTTGTAACCGTCGCTGAGCTGCGCGATATCAAGGGTTTGACCACCGTGCTGCACGGTTAAGCGCAGCGGATTGAGCTTGACTTGGGGGTCTGAAATATCGGTAAACATGCGCGTCATCGCAGATCGGACCGCGTCGAGCTCTTTCAACCTGAAATCAAAGCTCTTTCGCTCTCGCTGCAACCGAATTTCTTCATTCTCCTTGTTGTAGAACCAGACAAACGCCGACTTGAAGCGAGTGGTTGCCGTCAGCGCTCCCGCCAGGGCTTCGAACCTGTCGTGCGCCTTGGGAAATCCTTTTCTGTTTTGGGGCAAATCGAGTAGTGCGCGACTGACACCATAAAAAACGAACACCGGCAGATCGAAGGTATCGCCGCGATTGTGCGGATCAAGGATCCATTCATCGATATGCCGGTCGATGAGTGACGTCCCGATTCTGCTCGGCAGGGATTTGGCGGTGGTTCGCGACTGATCCCGCTTTTGCATCCGATCCCAAACCAAGCCATCGATGGTTTCCAATGCCACGCGTGTATAAGGCGCGACTCGACCCTCTGCTTGGCGAATGTCACCTCGCTTTTTGAAGTTGATCCCGACCACCCCCGGCAGGCGCATCGGCACGACCCCAAGTCCAATCGCTAGACCATCGAGGATGGTTGTCTTGCCGGAACCGTTCTCGCCCATCAAAACCGTCAGGCGCAGGCCGAAGTCGATGGACAACAACGTCTTCGCGCGAAAGTTTTCGAGCTGAAGGGTTTTAATTTTCATCGGCCAACCGGTCGTTGAAGCCGACCGCGTCGTGCTCGTAGGCCCAGCGGTGCGGCACCTTGGCGGTGGTGGTCAGGTGCTTGGCGCGCCGGGCAAGGTCGGTGTCGTCGGTCAGGATGGCCCCGCCTCCGCCGGTGGTGATGGTCTTGTTGCCGTTGAAGCTGAGTGTGCCGAGGCGGCCGAGCGTGCCGGTGTGCCGGTCGTGATAGATGGAGCCGAGTGATTCGGCGGCGTCTTCCACCAGGGTCAACCGGAATTCGCGGGCCACGACGAGCAGACCATCCAGGTCGCAGGGGTGGCCGAAGGTGTGCATCGGGACAACGGCGCGGATGCGCCGACCGGTCAGACGGTTGATGCTGCCCTGCCCGGCCGCCGGCTCGGCGATGGAGCGAAGCCAGTCACGCAGCGCGTCCGGGGCGAGACCCAGGGTGCGCTCGTCGCTGTCGGCGAAGTGCGGCACGGCCCCGCAATAACGCACGGCGTTGGCGGTCGCGACAAAGGTGAGCGCAGGCACGATGACCTCGTCGTTGGCTTCGACCCCGGCGAGCAGCAGTGCCACATGCAAGGCCGCGGTGCCGTTGACGACCGCGACGGCGTGACGGGCGCCGGTACAGGCCGCAAGATCGGCCTCGAATCGGTCGACGTAGCGTCCGACCGAGGAGACGAAGGTCGAGTCGATGCAGTCCTGGACATAGCGCGACTCGTTGCCGGCGAAGCGTGGCTCGTGCAGGTTGACCGGGCCGGGGCCGACGACGTCTCGGATGGCCGCAACAATGGCTTCAGGCAGGCTGTTCACAGTTGGTGCTGCCCAGGCTGATGCCGAGCGCCTTCGCGAGATCGCGCTGGGTGGCGTCGGGGTGCACCTCGAGCTACTTGAGGACGCGGTAGTGGAGGTCGTCGGTCATGGCGGTGTGCGTCGATGGTGCCGGGGGTGCGAGCGTGGGCGTCGGGTTCGCGACGCGGAGCGTGGGCGCGAGGGCGCCACCCGCGGGGGCCTCGTTCGGTGGTCCGGGAAGCGCCTGCGGCGGCGCTTCAGGCACGCTACCGCCCTACCCTGTCATGAATAGGCATCAAAAACAAAAGCATGGCGAAATTGCGTCGTCTTCCGTCTACCGGAAGGAAGGCGCATCCTATATCAGAGATTCCGCGGCAACAAGGATCGCGCGCTGGGTGTAAACCCAAAGTCGTCATGTCCCCTTCGTGCAAAGCATGTGTAGGCTCAGCAAGCGGCGTCGGTGCGGCCCTGCGCAAGCTCAGTCAGGCGCAGACGCATCCGCCACAGCTCCAAGACGGAAAGCGCGTTGATGCAGCACACGGGATCCGCGGCCAAAGCGGTCGTCAGGCGCTCGCTCGGCATCGGGCACACCGGGCGTTGCTACGCTGCTGATCCATGACGTGGTGGCCACGGCACGCGCGGTGGGATCATGCTCGCCGCGACGATTGACTTCCAAAGCCACCATCTCGGGAACCAGAATGCTGGGGGCGGCTTGTTGAAGGATTTGGATCATGATGTCGTCACGGTTCGGTTTTGTTTCGATTGAAAACATCGTGTATCGGTCGATCGAGCGTGTGAGCATACCCGCCGACATGCATAACCCCACTGCATCACCGTCCCCATCGCCAGATCTCGGTTCACCCGCCGGCCGAGCAGGGTTTCCCCCTCGTTCCCAAGCTCCGCTTGGGAATGCGGCCTGCAAAGCTCTGCTTTGCGAACCCCGGCGACACCTCGGCAGACATCGCTGAGCCACGAGAAGCTGAGCTTCTCGCACCGGGTTCCCAAGCGGAGCTTGGGAACCAGTTCAACCCGTGCAAGGATGACCGCTCGTTCCCCCTCGTTCCCAAGCTCTGCTTGGGAACGCGGCCCGCAAAGCTCTGCTTTGCGAACCCCCGCGGCACCTCGGCAGACATCGCTTAGCCACGAGAAGCTGAGCTTCTCGGACCGGGCTCCCAAGCAGAGATCACTCTGCACCTAGGCTTTTTAGGATCTTTCTTGCCAAGGGCTCCTTGATCTCGGTATGCCGAGGCACGGCTTCAGTTTTTCCGTTGGCTGGATTGACCCACAGCGCATGCGATGCCCCCTCGCGTTTCAAGTAGCAGCCGGCGATTCTCAGCTTTCGCTCCAGGAAAAGTCTTTTCATCCAATGGCGACCGTGTCGCAGATGGCATCATGCGGAAGGCCGCGTAGGATGTCCGACGTGCGGTCGTCCAGAATCATTTCGATGGCCTGTCGTAGACTCTCCTTGGTTTCCTCGAGCGTTTCTCCCTGTCCATTCGCGCCGGGTATTTCCGGGCAAATCGCCCAAAATCCGCCTTCCGGGGCCGGCTCGATAATCGCCGTGAATTCGCCTTTCATGCGTGATTCTCGTTGGTCTTCGGAGGAAAAGGAAAATAGGGATGCACCCTGAAATGCTCTGTCCGCCAGAGTTGGGAACGTGGTTCTGGTCCACTTTGCTCACCCTCGTTCCCAAGCTCTGCTTGGGAACGCGGCCCGCAAAGCTCTGCTTTGCGAACCCCCGAACACCTCGGCAGGCTCGCTTAGCCACGAGAAGCTGAGCTTCTGGGGCCGGGTTCCCAAGCGGAGCTTGGGAACCAGGGCAACCAGGGCAAGACCTTACCAATCAGGGTCGATATCGATGACACCCGCCATGCCGGCATAGTTGCGTGCGCTCGACCAGCGCCAGTGCTCCGGCAGATCGACATAGCCGCGTTTGACCGGGTTATCGTGGATGTAATCGAGCTTCTGGCGCATGACCGCCTCGTGCTCGATCCGCTGAGGATGGCTCCCTTCCTCCCAGAACTGATAGCTCGACGCCTGTTTGTGACGACGCTTGAACAAGGCGAGCAGATCGAGCAGCCGACCGGCATTTGCGGCCTTTAGTTGGTCGATGATCTGCCGTGCGGTATAGGACTTGAAACGCTGGATCAGGCGCGGGAGCTCGGGCGCGTAGGCCACTAGATGCAAATGGTTTTCGAGGATGACGAAACCATGCAGACGCAATCCCTCGTTGCGCTGTAACCAGCGCCAGGATTCCAGCACGACCTCAACGCTTTGCGAACGGGTAAAAACGGGCAGCCAGTGGTTGACGGTCATGGTCATGAAGTAAGGCGCATCCTCGCCGACGAAGCGATAGCGACTGCGCGGCATCGTTGATCCTCCCTTCAGTCTTGCTGTTCCCCAGCTTCTGCCCCCTCGTTCCCAAGCTCCGCTTGGGAATGCGGCCCGCAAAGCTCTGCTTTGCGAACCCCGGCGTCACCTCTGCAGATATCGAGCGGGCACGCGAAGCAGAGCTTCCGGGGCCGGGTTCCCAAGCAGAGCTTGGGAACCAATTCGCCGATCAGCAACATCGCGCGGTTGATGGTGGTCTCAGACAGATACATCCCATGCTGCTTCAAGTGGGCAATCATCGGCCTTGCGGCCGGGATCACACCACGCCTCTTTGCGAGCATAACTAAAAGCCAAGTGTCCCCAGTAGCGGGATACCCAGCGTGTCTGCACAACGTCGTGCCGCGCCGTCGTCGTTGATTGCGATAACGCCAGGGCGCATCTGCGCGTATGCCGAAACCCCGGACTCGCCGGGGCCAAGATCCCAAGATTGGATGAGTCGCGGCACACTGGGCGTCGCTACGGTGCTGATCCATGACGTGGTCGCCACGGCACGCGCGGTGGGATCAAGCTCGCCGCGACGATTGACTTCCAAAGCCACCATCTCGGGAACCAGAATGCTGAGGGCGGCTTGTTGAAGGAGTTCGATTACCCGCGCCTTCGACAGAAGTATGAGCGGCGAGGCGTTCACCACCGCTTGTTCAGGCATGATTGAGCTCTTTCTCGAGGCTCACGGGGTCGACTTCAAACACGTCCACTTGCTCGGCAGCAAGAGCCGATAGAAAGTCAGTGCGGTCCATCCCCGCGATCATGGCGGCCTTTTCCATGGAGATCTCATTGCGAGCATACCAGTGAATGGCTGCGGCCAAGCGCATTTGTCGAGCAAATTCACGGGGTGGCTGCTTCCTGCTCGAGAACACGTCGTCCGGGAGATCAATGGCGATTTGGATCATGATGTCGTGCGGACCGGGTTCTCAAGCGGAGAGATCGGGCAAGTATTCGCCCCAATCACTCATCGGCGTCCGATCGTAGGCAGGGGTGAGCCTGCGAACCCCAGCAGTTCCGTGGTTTACGGAGCGGCGAATGCCGGGGTTCGTCCCTGACCCCAGCCTAAGCAGAGTACTTGCACAGTCGGAGCTTGGGAACCAGCGCTACCAGTGCACATCACGGCGTCGGCGCACGGCGGATTCAGTGCCCGGTGCGCTCGAGCCAGGCTTTAATCACGTCGGGATCCAGGCCGCTCAGGATCTCCTCGGTCGACAGGCCACGCAGGCGCTCCTCGGTCGGCAGGCCACGCAGGCGGTCCTCGGCGTCCATTCGCTCCAGGAGGGCCGCACGTTCCTCTGGGGTGAACTGATCAACGTCTTCGATCAACAGACGTAAGGTGTCGTGTTTGAAATCCTCGAGGGTATAGGCCATGCCGGGCAACTCCAGGTGGTGCACTTGGGCCAGATGATAGCGCAACAGCAGCGCCGCCGGCTCACACGGCCGGTAATGGTTCAGACCGGAACGCACGCGCTCCAGTTCGCTGGCAA contains:
- a CDS encoding type II toxin-antitoxin system HicA family toxin; protein product: MKRLFLERKLRIAGCYLKREGASHALWVNPANGKTEAVPRHTEIKEPLARKILKSLGAE
- a CDS encoding LegC family aminotransferase, with translation MNSLPDAIVAAIRDVVGPGPVNLHEPRFAGNESRYVQDCIDSTFVSSVGRYVDRFEAELATYTGARHAVAVVNGTAALHVALLLAGVEANDEVIVPALTFVATANAVRYCGAVPHFADSNERTLGLDPDALRDWLNTIAEPAPGQGCINRLTGRRIRAIVPMHTFGHPCDLDGLLAVAREFQLTLVEDAAESLGSTYHDRHTGTLGRLGTLSFNGNKTITTGGGGAILTDDSDLARRAKHLTTTAKVPHRWAYEHDAVGFNDRMPNINAALGCAQLEQLPEFLASKRRLYERYRAVFSTLPHVRIMAEPAGCRSNYWLQTLLLDDSAADQRDAILEATNAAGFMTRPAWTLMHRLAPFLECPRAPLSVAVSLERRIINVPSSAGLV
- a CDS encoding AAA family ATPase, yielding MKIKTLQLENFRAKTLLSIDFGLRLTVLMGENGSGKTTILDGLAIGLGVVPMRLPGVVGINFKKRGDIRQAEGRVAPYTRVALETIDGLVWDRMQKRDQSRTTAKSLPSRIGTSLIDRHIDEWILDPHNRGDTFDLPVFVFYGVSRALLDLPQNRKGFPKAHDRFEALAGALTATTRFKSAFVWFYNKENEEIRLQRERKSFDFRLKELDAVRSAMTRMFTDISDPQVKLNPLRLTVQHGGQTLDIAQLSDGYKTLLGLVIDLSARMAIANPHLDDPLSAEAVVMIDEVDLHLHPAWQRRIIGDLLATFPNTQFILTTHSPYVVGSINNHLKRDRIKKRTIDDPVAQKLLALDPSQVAAYLMQKGHMESLLDQDLGLIDDRLLEQFNAMARVYETMRDIEWAHKA
- a CDS encoding TIGR04255 family protein, yielding MTTVFRNPPLIEMIAELRWSGQGQSTLPVIMPGANGPAEAMFLQWTARMGALGYEHVERLVPVGFPLPLDAPTLRVKQKTGMPQNTLFQLGPQLFTANATPPYLSWQDFAPTAREGAAALLAVRPEPEATAPFQVALRYIDAFREPLLRGQTPMQFLSETLGIAIEAPTAITRHAESGAELGALVQLVVPVAGGMMRVQFAEGIVSNDPALIMDMTVSRTESVDPHVDAIMHALGQARTITHDVFMELTTRIADLMQPEVRQREEA
- a CDS encoding UPF0175 family protein, giving the protein MIQIAIDLPDDVFSSRKQPPREFARQMRLAAAIHWYARNEISMEKAAMIAGMDRTDFLSALAAEQVDVFEVDPVSLEKELNHA
- a CDS encoding type II toxin-antitoxin system HicB family antitoxin, with amino-acid sequence MKGEFTAIIEPAPEGGFWAICPEIPGANGQGETLEETKESLRQAIEMILDDRTSDILRGLPHDAICDTVAIG
- a CDS encoding Rpn family recombination-promoting nuclease/putative transposase; translation: MRDRADDIVWRLRWGPDWLYIYLLLEFQSTVDPWMAVRIQTYLGLLYQDLIRAGTLSAAGRLPPVLPVVLYNGVTPWRAAETLEPLIEPAPPLLECYRPRQAYLLLDEQRIANAGPLPERNLSAALFRLEASRGADEAMGIVHAVLDWLKAPEQTGLRRDFAVWFGRVFLPKRLPGVHLPPLGELSEVYHMLAENLESWTDQWKREGMEQGIEQGREATRHILVRQVRRRFGLTIAEQTEPLLACIADLQTLEDLGDQLLISPDGEDWLRAVRHMSVGEEH
- a CDS encoding DUF3368 domain-containing protein; translation: MLAKRRGVIPAARPMIAHLKQHGMYLSETTINRAMLLIGELVPKLCLGTRPRKLCFACPLDICRGDAGVRKAELCGPHSQAELGNEGAEAGEQQD
- a CDS encoding transposase, with the protein product MPRSRYRFVGEDAPYFMTMTVNHWLPVFTRSQSVEVVLESWRWLQRNEGLRLHGFVILENHLHLVAYAPELPRLIQRFKSYTARQIIDQLKAANAGRLLDLLALFKRRHKQASSYQFWEEGSHPQRIEHEAVMRQKLDYIHDNPVKRGYVDLPEHWRWSSARNYAGMAGVIDIDPDW
- a CDS encoding MarR family EPS-associated transcriptional regulator, which produces MHPDATQRDLAKALGISLGSTNFCVRALIDQGWVKVRNFRRSDNKRAYAYLLTPQGIEAKARITARFLQRKRTEYLGEVINIGSSFEISIGDTAATIAEVMGAEIEILTDEQRLRPEKSEVERLFADNRKAADLLGWRPAYGGLDGFRRGLEHTAAWFADPRHLALYKSDRYNL
- a CDS encoding DUF3368 domain-containing protein, with protein sequence MPEQAVVNASPLILLSKARVIELLQQAALSILVPEMVALEVNRRGELDPTARAVATTSWISTVATPSVPRLIQSWDLGPGESGVSAYAQMRPGVIAINDDGAARRCADTLGIPLLGTLGF
- a CDS encoding aminotransferase class I/II-fold pyridoxal phosphate-dependent enzyme; the encoded protein is MNSLPEAIVAAIRDVVGPGPVNLHEPRFAGNESRYVQDCIDSTFVSSVGRYVDRFEADLAACTGARHAVAVVNGTAALHVALLLAGVEANDEVIVPALTFVATANAVRYCGAVPHFADSDERTLGLAPDALRDWLRSIAEPAAGQGSINRLTGRRIRAVVPMHTFGHPCDLDGLLVVAREFRLTLVEDAAESLGSIYHDRHTGTLGRLGTLSFNGNKTITTGGGGAILTDDTDLARRAKHLTTTAKVPHRWAYEHDAVGFNDRLADEN